gatagaacaggagagagagatggaagaaaagCAGGAAGTGATtaaggaagcagaggaagagtacagggaaagagaagagagaggaaaggaagtaaGCATGAAGAAACATGTAGTAGTTAATGTTAAAGCAAAAGCACGGGAAGTCTTCAATAGGCGtaaagagaggaggttagaagTGTTGAAGGGGGAGCGAGAACACATAGAAAGAGGACAACAaatcaggagggagaaggaggaaagacGGCTGGAGATggaaagaaaacaggagagggcAAGACAACAAGAGGAGCAGGATAAAAAACGAGAGATTGAAATTGCTAGACAGAAAGAAATGTTGAGactaagagaggaggagaggcagagagaggaagagagagaggaggagagaaagaaagccaTTAAATGCCTTTTATctttaatcagagagagagaaaaaataatacaGGCAAAAAAAAGAGAGGAGATGGTGGAAGAGGAAAGAAGGGAGATCCTTGAGTACAAGAGGGGTGACttagaggaggaggaaaaagaagatgacaaggaggACATTCTCCCACCCGATAAAAGTATCCGAAGGAGAGCCGTGGGCTGGGTGAATAAAAAATGGGAGAAGAGGAAcctcagaaagatagagagaacgtatcagagagaggctgaggagggccATAAGATCGTCCACATAGGTAAGACCTGTTTTCCCTCTACTTATGACATCATCCTCTTTAGTCTCCTCTACACACATAAGTTCCACACCAGTCATCATGTCGCATCATTGTTTCAATATAAAACTACTGTCCAAAGaatatgttagctgacatggctcattgagtgactgactgacataacaagaaaaATACTGCTGATAACAACCACGTTTTTAAATGGTACCTTGTGTCATCTACTAGTCTAACTCTCAAGACTAAGTAGAGACCCAGAAAGAGttcctaaaaacacacacacaaaaacgtgTTTTGGGGGGATCCGGGGGCTACTAGTGGCCATGGGGCCCTAAGCGATCACATAAGCCCTGGCACTATACAAAGAATAGGTGCCATTCTGGACACATGTTCAACTTAGGGCCAGGTCAATTTGGGATGGGGATTATTGCACTTAATTCACAAATTCCATGCCTTGCTCAACTGAAAAGAGTAAATAATCAGTGAGATCCAATTGTGTTTTCTATTCTTCATTCCCTGTGTCCATTACATTTAAGTTGATACCAGatccactaagttgaatgtgAACTCTACTTCTTCTCCCCTCCCAGCCATCCCTGGACACACAAGGCTAACATCCACCATGAcccgggcagagagagagagggagaagaggaaggagctGCTGAAGgctgaggagagaaggaagaagatGGAGGATTTCAATAAGCAGTGGAGAGAGCGGTCCCTGCTTAAAAAACAGACTCATCAAcaactgaaggaggagagggagaggatgaaggaaAACTACCTGGAGCAGATGAATCTGGAGGCTGATGCTCAAATCAACACCCGGTGTCTAACCACCCAACACAGCCACGATTACAACCACGGTCAGGAGTTGCCCGGGTGGGCCAATGGCCAACAAGTAAGCCAAGAGCCCACTGGATCTGCTGATGGCCACCAGGAAAGGCCAAGGAGGCAACAGGCATGGGCAGAGAACCAGGAGGGGAGTTCAGAGAACCAGCAGGAGGGGCCAGAGAACCATCAGGGGGGGCCAGACAGCCAGCAGCTAGAAGCTCCAGAAGAGGCTGAAACATCAGAGCGAATATCCAAGACAAAGAAAAAGCCAAGCATCTGGAAGAAAATTAGGATGAGGTAAAGAATGTTTAAACATCTATTCATGTTTTACACTGTTAATATACATGTCATCACTTTAAAAAGTGACATTATCCAAATGTGAGGGTTTAGTGTACATGCAACACACATGTAAATATATAGATACTTACCTGTCTCTGTGATGTC
The genomic region above belongs to Oncorhynchus mykiss isolate Arlee chromosome 6, USDA_OmykA_1.1, whole genome shotgun sequence and contains:
- the LOC118964820 gene encoding golgin subfamily A member 6-like protein 6, with the protein product MEEKQEVIKEAEEEYREREERGKEVSMKKHVVVNVKAKAREVFNRRKERRLEVLKGEREHIERGQQIRREKEERRLEMERKQERARQQEEQDKKREIEIARQKEMLRLREEERQREEEREEERKKAIKCLLSLIREREKIIQAKKREEMVEEERREILEYKRGDLEEEEKEDDKEDILPPDKSIRRRAVGWVNKKWEKRNLRKIERTYQREAEEGHKIVHIAIPGHTRLTSTMTRAEREREKRKELLKAEERRKKMEDFNKQWRERSLLKKQTHQQLKEERERMKENYLEQMNLEADAQINTRCLTTQHSHDYNHGQELPGWANGQQVSQEPTGSADGHQERPRRQQAWAENQEGSSENQQEGPENHQGGPDSQQLEAPEEAETSERISKTKKKPSIWKKIRMSLPDVLSA